The proteins below come from a single Nitrospirota bacterium genomic window:
- a CDS encoding helix-turn-helix transcriptional regulator, which yields MSIGPHLQAWRLSRRQPAEVLARKADLPVATVEAIEAGELDPPVSTLEALASALGVPAPWLYGDPKDFEVLFEQPEEEGDGGGPLQPNGVDPVTERILLGTRFDRSLYALLTALIQNGDPKLLRAAEVSLRSLVKQSKQATVPWQSRPPGHFEPPSD from the coding sequence ATGTCGATCGGCCCTCACCTCCAAGCCTGGCGGCTTTCGCGACGCCAACCGGCTGAAGTCCTTGCCCGGAAAGCCGATCTACCGGTTGCGACCGTCGAAGCGATCGAGGCCGGCGAACTGGACCCTCCGGTTTCGACGCTGGAGGCCCTCGCCTCGGCGCTCGGGGTTCCCGCTCCCTGGCTGTACGGCGATCCGAAAGACTTCGAAGTGCTCTTCGAACAGCCCGAGGAGGAAGGCGACGGCGGCGGGCCGCTTCAGCCGAACGGCGTCGATCCGGTTACGGAGAGAATTTTGCTCGGAACCCGCTTCGACCGGTCACTCTACGCGCTCCTGACCGCGCTGATCCAGAACGGCGACCCGAAGCTGCTGCGAGCCGCCGAGGTCAGCCTCCGCAGTTTGGTGAAACAATCCAAGCAGGCGACCGTCCCCTGGCAGTCCCGGCCGCCGGGGCACTTCGAGCCGCCCTCCGACTGA
- a CDS encoding oligopeptide transporter, OPT family, whose amino-acid sequence MPPLQEEQDAGPVVPASTVLPEITIKALVLSVILAAVLAGANAYLGLFAGMTVSASIPAAVVSMAVLRCFRRSNILENNIVQTAASSGEALAAGVIFTIPALLLIGYWQAFDYWQTAAVSFVGGLLGVVFTIPLRRALIVGARLTFPEGLATAEVLKVGTGQGRAATAGFRTLAAAAVTGGVMKFAESGLRLWTEAAEGAWQVGRTILYGGINLSPALLAVGFIIGLRTAAVVFLGGAIGWLILLPAYGAVAGVPEGMNGLAAARAIWSSRIRYVGIGAMLVGGVWTLIQVRDPILRSLRRLAESYGRLSAEAAGIGETHAEATSGPPRTERDASFPWIAGALLGSVAAMWLIYRSVVGDLMVASGMTLVMAAAAFLFSSVAAYMAGLVGSSSNPVSGVTIATLMLASLLLVAVMGRGHPAGPAATLLIGAVVCCAAAMGGDNLQDLKTGHLVGSTPWKQQIMQVVGVATAAVVIVPVLSLLHAKYGIGDATADHPHPLSAPQAMLMASLAKGVFGEGLPWPLVGGGMAIGALVIWLDRRQAARSAAFRLPVLAVALGIYLPLKLSAAIVAGGLIAEWSRKRAARSGDVSTQQGVLFAAGLVTGEALLGIVLAFPIALSGLWPGLSVDPFALFDVPPMGAWPGVAALAVVGAMLYRAACPSRC is encoded by the coding sequence ATGCCGCCGTTACAGGAGGAACAAGACGCCGGGCCGGTCGTGCCTGCCTCGACGGTCCTGCCCGAGATTACGATCAAAGCGCTCGTCCTTTCGGTCATTCTGGCAGCCGTCCTGGCCGGAGCCAATGCCTACCTGGGTCTGTTCGCCGGGATGACGGTCTCCGCCTCGATCCCGGCGGCCGTCGTGTCGATGGCGGTCCTGCGTTGCTTCCGCCGATCCAACATTCTTGAAAACAATATCGTCCAGACGGCGGCCTCGTCCGGGGAGGCCCTGGCGGCCGGGGTGATCTTCACCATTCCGGCCCTGCTCCTGATCGGTTACTGGCAAGCCTTCGACTATTGGCAGACGGCCGCCGTGTCCTTCGTCGGCGGCCTGCTGGGCGTTGTCTTTACGATTCCGCTGCGGCGGGCACTGATCGTCGGCGCGCGGCTCACGTTCCCCGAGGGGTTGGCCACCGCCGAGGTGTTGAAGGTAGGAACCGGGCAGGGTCGAGCGGCGACGGCGGGCTTCCGAACATTGGCCGCGGCGGCGGTGACCGGCGGGGTCATGAAATTCGCGGAAAGCGGCCTGCGACTCTGGACTGAGGCGGCCGAAGGCGCGTGGCAGGTCGGGCGGACGATACTCTACGGAGGGATCAACCTGTCGCCGGCCTTGCTGGCTGTGGGATTCATCATCGGTCTCCGGACTGCGGCGGTCGTGTTTCTCGGCGGCGCGATCGGGTGGCTGATCCTGCTCCCGGCGTATGGCGCGGTGGCGGGAGTGCCGGAGGGCATGAACGGGCTTGCCGCGGCCCGGGCGATCTGGAGCAGCCGGATTCGCTACGTCGGCATCGGAGCGATGCTGGTCGGCGGCGTATGGACCTTGATTCAGGTCCGGGACCCGATTCTCCGGAGCCTGCGCCGACTGGCCGAATCCTACGGACGGTTGTCGGCGGAAGCCGCCGGCATCGGCGAGACCCACGCCGAGGCGACTTCCGGCCCGCCGCGAACGGAACGGGATGCCTCGTTTCCCTGGATCGCCGGCGCGTTGCTGGGCTCGGTCGCGGCGATGTGGCTCATTTATCGCTCGGTCGTGGGTGATCTGATGGTGGCGTCGGGGATGACGCTGGTGATGGCGGCGGCGGCGTTTCTCTTTTCATCGGTGGCGGCCTACATGGCCGGGTTGGTGGGCAGTTCCAGCAATCCGGTGTCGGGCGTGACGATCGCCACGCTCATGCTCGCGTCGCTTCTGCTCGTGGCCGTCATGGGCCGGGGCCACCCGGCCGGTCCCGCGGCGACGTTGCTGATCGGGGCCGTCGTCTGTTGCGCGGCGGCGATGGGCGGAGACAACCTCCAAGATCTGAAAACCGGTCATCTGGTCGGCTCGACGCCATGGAAGCAGCAGATCATGCAGGTCGTCGGAGTCGCGACAGCCGCCGTGGTGATCGTGCCGGTCCTCTCGTTGTTGCACGCGAAGTATGGAATCGGCGACGCGACGGCGGACCATCCCCATCCTTTGAGCGCGCCGCAGGCCATGTTGATGGCGAGCCTGGCGAAGGGCGTATTCGGGGAGGGTCTGCCATGGCCTCTGGTGGGAGGCGGTATGGCCATCGGCGCGCTGGTGATCTGGCTCGATCGGCGGCAGGCCGCGCGAAGCGCCGCATTTCGCTTGCCCGTGCTGGCCGTGGCGTTGGGCATCTACCTGCCGCTCAAGTTGTCCGCGGCCATCGTTGCGGGAGGGCTGATCGCCGAGTGGTCGCGGAAGCGAGCGGCGAGGTCAGGCGACGTTTCGACTCAACAGGGAGTCCTGTTTGCCGCCGGATTGGTGACCGGCGAAGCGCTCCTGGGTATTGTCTTGGCCTTCCCGATCGCGTTGAGCGGGCTATGGCCGGGTCTAAGCGTTGATCCATTTGCGCTCTTTGACGTCCCGCCGATGGGCGCATGGCCGGGCGTGGCCGCACTTGCGGTTGTCGGCGCGATGCTCTATCGCGCCGCATGTCCGAGTCGATGCTGA
- a CDS encoding cation diffusion facilitator family transporter produces the protein MTEAHPSYRQLRSRLRMALAVNAFIILAEFAGGLLLDSVGLMSDAGHNLIDQGSLFLALYAHMLTSRPANETRTFGYHRAGIVAAFLNSFILLLTAVGITLVGVKRILSPVPVAGGWVMLIAALSFAANLAIALLLQHGAREDLNIRSAFWHMLADAWVSLGVVISGGMILLTGWSILDPLVSLAVVGAIVKGAWPLFRESLEVLLESTPPGLSPSQIAATIESIPGVKNVHDLHIWAVEPRLVMLTCHVQVDGDDTVLTNGLLRSIRARVASDFGIRHLTVQMETQCCHPDAVHCDLNRLADQHRPAEALETRR, from the coding sequence ATGACCGAGGCTCATCCCTCCTACCGGCAACTGCGGTCCCGCCTGCGCATGGCGCTCGCGGTCAATGCGTTCATCATCCTGGCGGAGTTCGCCGGAGGCCTCCTGCTGGACAGCGTCGGCTTGATGAGCGACGCCGGACACAACCTGATCGACCAGGGCTCGCTCTTTCTGGCGCTCTACGCGCACATGCTCACGTCGCGGCCGGCCAATGAGACGCGCACGTTCGGGTACCACCGCGCCGGTATCGTCGCGGCGTTCCTGAACTCCTTCATCCTGCTGCTCACCGCCGTCGGGATCACGCTGGTCGGCGTGAAGCGGATTCTCTCCCCCGTGCCGGTCGCCGGGGGATGGGTCATGCTGATCGCGGCGCTGAGCTTCGCCGCCAACCTGGCCATCGCGTTGCTCCTCCAACACGGGGCGCGCGAGGACCTCAACATCCGCAGCGCGTTCTGGCACATGCTGGCGGATGCTTGGGTCTCGCTCGGCGTCGTCATCAGCGGCGGGATGATCCTGCTCACCGGCTGGTCGATTCTCGATCCGCTCGTCAGCCTGGCCGTCGTCGGCGCCATCGTGAAAGGCGCCTGGCCGCTCTTCCGGGAATCGCTCGAAGTCCTGCTCGAATCCACGCCGCCGGGCCTCAGCCCGTCCCAGATCGCCGCGACCATCGAGTCGATCCCCGGCGTCAAGAACGTGCACGATCTGCACATCTGGGCGGTGGAACCGCGGCTGGTCATGTTGACGTGCCACGTCCAGGTCGACGGTGACGACACCGTGCTGACCAACGGCCTGCTGCGGTCGATCCGCGCGCGGGTGGCCTCGGACTTCGGCATCCGCCACCTCACGGTGCAGATGGAGACCCAGTGCTGCCACCCGGATGCGGTCCACTGCGACCTGAACCGGCTCGCCGATCAGCACCGGCCCGCTGAAGCCCTCGAAACCCGCCGTTGA
- a CDS encoding CNNM domain-containing protein yields MSPTLEKSLGVGEATADTIAIGLVVLPLTYSTVVVGELVPKFLALRNSLGFALRTAPWLSLFDKIFGPIVTLFEWSTKQVLTLLASPS; encoded by the coding sequence TTGAGCCCAACGCTCGAGAAAAGCCTGGGGGTTGGCGAGGCGACTGCCGATACCATTGCGATCGGACTCGTGGTTCTACCGTTAACCTATTCCACCGTGGTGGTAGGGGAACTCGTCCCGAAGTTTCTTGCACTAAGGAACTCACTCGGATTTGCCTTACGAACAGCGCCGTGGCTCTCGTTGTTCGATAAGATCTTCGGCCCGATCGTCACCCTCTTTGAATGGTCCACCAAGCAAGTGCTGACCCTCCTCGCCTCACCCTCTTGA
- a CDS encoding GTP-binding protein, translating into MARGHPAPFYLLCGSLGAGKTTLLMRLLEHWRNQGRRVGVLMNEAGAVSIDGPRASTLAQQVLNLAGGCVCCDTKEDLAWGIGRLVTDDRADLIVLECSGMADPAEVVDAVTDVYVSRLIRLERAIALLHPAAMSDGAMPDIATRHAVRYADDVILNKRDLYVPGLWEQFKAAAIKENPHARIWETAHARVDPHALLEADPPARPAPTVRVAFGQTRSPSTAPASGARRHPMVVTIHLPDPLNRPRFLRWVDALPDGIERAKGFFRFAGEPELQEFQFFPPRIHTVSPVTLLDEPDHVVVLIGRDYDQERCRNELLACVEQ; encoded by the coding sequence ATGGCGCGAGGACATCCCGCTCCGTTTTATCTCCTTTGCGGCTCATTGGGAGCCGGCAAGACGACCCTGCTCATGCGGCTCCTCGAACACTGGCGTAACCAAGGCCGCCGGGTCGGCGTGTTGATGAACGAAGCCGGCGCGGTCAGCATCGACGGTCCCCGGGCGAGCACGCTCGCGCAACAGGTGCTGAATCTCGCCGGCGGCTGCGTGTGCTGCGATACCAAAGAGGATTTGGCCTGGGGCATCGGCCGACTGGTCACGGACGACCGGGCGGACCTGATCGTGTTGGAATGTTCGGGAATGGCCGACCCGGCGGAGGTCGTCGATGCCGTCACGGATGTCTATGTATCGCGACTAATCCGGCTGGAGCGGGCGATCGCCTTGCTGCATCCGGCTGCGATGTCGGACGGCGCGATGCCGGATATCGCGACACGTCACGCCGTCCGGTATGCCGACGACGTGATCCTGAACAAACGCGATCTCTACGTGCCCGGATTGTGGGAACAGTTCAAGGCCGCCGCGATCAAGGAGAATCCCCACGCCAGGATTTGGGAGACCGCGCACGCCCGCGTGGACCCGCATGCGCTGCTTGAGGCCGATCCGCCCGCTCGTCCGGCGCCGACCGTCCGCGTCGCGTTCGGGCAGACTCGAAGCCCGTCGACCGCGCCGGCCTCTGGCGCGCGCCGTCACCCGATGGTGGTGACGATCCATCTGCCCGACCCGTTGAATCGACCGCGCTTTCTCCGGTGGGTCGATGCGCTGCCGGACGGAATCGAACGAGCCAAGGGATTCTTCCGTTTTGCCGGCGAGCCCGAACTACAGGAATTTCAGTTCTTTCCGCCGCGCATCCACACCGTCTCGCCCGTCACGTTGCTCGACGAGCCGGACCACGTCGTCGTTCTGATCGGCCGGGATTACGACCAGGAACGCTGCCGGAATGAACTTCTGGCCTGTGTCGAACAGTGA
- a CDS encoding CNNM domain-containing protein: MCLLLNALLAGAEIAFVAVNRPFLRELMRQGHKKAPLLLQLRENPEPKSC; encoded by the coding sequence ATGTGCCTGCTCCTTAACGCCCTGCTTGCCGGGGCCGAGATCGCGTTTGTTGCGGTCAATAGACCGTTCCTCCGGGAACTCATGCGCCAAGGCCACAAAAAGGCCCCGCTTCTCCTTCAATTGAGGGAAAATCCGGAACCGAAGAGCTGTTGA
- a CDS encoding phosphatase PAP2 family protein, with amino-acid sequence MNWDEQLFLAINGLAGRSPGVDWVMVELARPGLLWLPGILLGIYWLWLSWREALVAAPVLAGAIGLVDAVGAQLKHLAQRPRPCETLPGIRELVGCGGTFGFPSNHAVNTAAAAAFLQLLYPRSGWISWPAVFVVGFARVYVGAHYVTDVVGGWLIGGLFGVGTAWVLLRWPRFPRPAAKPAPSPCHQPRG; translated from the coding sequence ATGAACTGGGACGAACAGCTCTTCCTCGCCATCAATGGACTAGCCGGCCGGTCGCCCGGTGTCGACTGGGTAATGGTGGAATTGGCAAGACCTGGGCTGCTCTGGTTGCCCGGGATTCTCCTGGGAATCTATTGGCTCTGGCTGAGCTGGCGGGAAGCGCTCGTGGCCGCTCCCGTGTTGGCCGGGGCCATCGGGTTGGTGGACGCCGTCGGCGCGCAACTGAAACATCTCGCGCAGCGGCCGCGTCCCTGCGAAACGCTGCCCGGCATCCGTGAACTGGTCGGCTGCGGCGGGACGTTCGGATTCCCCTCCAACCATGCCGTCAACACGGCGGCCGCCGCGGCCTTTCTGCAGCTCCTCTATCCGCGATCCGGCTGGATCAGTTGGCCGGCGGTGTTCGTGGTCGGGTTCGCGCGCGTCTATGTCGGAGCCCACTACGTGACGGACGTGGTGGGGGGCTGGCTGATCGGCGGGTTATTCGGAGTCGGCACTGCGTGGGTCCTGCTGCGGTGGCCTCGATTTCCTCGCCCGGCCGCCAAGCCCGCACCGTCCCCGTGTCACCAACCACGCGGGTGA
- a CDS encoding RNA methyltransferase produces MRNLPSLPAATGSLIRDLLHHKQVRDAEQAFVLEGVKPVLEALRSRAPAVKALVVTPAFLSKERPTLKRVLERHAVPRYVCRETAFGKLSDVEHAQGILAVVRKPEWDEEAVLARPRVLGLFGERLQDPANVGAIIRTAAAMGLSAVWLTSDSADPFNPKVVRTTTGTLLQLPIFRRNDPSWFLDHGCALLAAEPHDWHARAIREIRALPRRAVLAVGNESRGLSEATLKQAAIRFYIPLHRGVDSLNVAASVAIAVFYFSGLPKSS; encoded by the coding sequence ATGCGCAACCTTCCTTCCTTGCCCGCGGCGACAGGTTCTCTCATCCGCGATCTGCTTCATCATAAGCAGGTCCGTGATGCCGAGCAGGCCTTCGTCCTTGAAGGCGTCAAGCCGGTGCTCGAGGCGCTTCGCTCGCGCGCGCCGGCCGTCAAAGCGCTGGTCGTCACGCCGGCGTTTCTGAGCAAGGAACGGCCGACCCTCAAGCGGGTGCTGGAACGCCATGCGGTGCCGCGATATGTCTGCCGCGAGACGGCGTTCGGGAAACTCTCCGATGTGGAACACGCCCAAGGGATTCTGGCGGTGGTCCGAAAGCCGGAGTGGGATGAAGAGGCGGTCCTGGCCAGACCGCGCGTGTTGGGTCTTTTCGGCGAACGACTGCAGGACCCGGCCAACGTCGGCGCGATCATTCGCACGGCGGCGGCCATGGGCCTGAGCGCCGTCTGGCTCACCTCCGATTCAGCCGATCCGTTCAATCCCAAAGTCGTTCGCACCACCACCGGTACCCTGCTGCAACTGCCGATTTTCCGCCGGAACGATCCGTCCTGGTTTCTTGATCACGGCTGCGCCTTGCTGGCCGCCGAGCCGCACGATTGGCACGCGAGGGCCATTCGGGAGATTCGCGCATTGCCCCGGCGCGCAGTGCTGGCGGTGGGAAATGAAAGCCGCGGATTATCCGAGGCGACGCTCAAGCAGGCCGCCATCCGCTTTTACATTCCGCTCCATCGCGGCGTCGATTCCCTCAACGTCGCCGCGTCCGTCGCCATCGCGGTATTCTATTTCAGCGGCCTGCCAAAGAGCTCATAA
- a CDS encoding cation diffusion facilitator family transporter, producing MSGQTDKTGHDHTQGVVDPIILTTERGIAAIKWSTAGLLITALLELGVTALSGSQALLADSLHNFSDAATALPLWLAFSLSRWRPTARFTYGYGRLEDLAGVSIVVLIVVTGLWVGYESMRHLVQPEQVGHVWAVVFASLVAYIGNEAVARYRIKTGHEIGSAALVADGYHARTDALASLAVVLAGIGIWLGYPIADPIIGLLIAGVILRTGWDSAKMVFSRLLDGVDPQVVEEVIHAAQHVPGVEDVTEVRIRGLGHRLLAEVNIAVRSDLSVERGHAIAQEVRHQLLHHLQYLSNAVIHVDPLSASGEAHHRIINHKHDQLPTHSH from the coding sequence ATGAGTGGACAAACCGACAAAACCGGCCATGACCATACCCAAGGCGTCGTCGATCCGATCATCCTGACGACGGAACGAGGCATCGCGGCAATTAAATGGTCGACAGCCGGCTTGCTCATCACGGCTCTCTTGGAACTCGGTGTCACGGCTCTGTCCGGTAGCCAAGCGCTCCTCGCCGACTCCCTGCACAACTTCAGTGACGCCGCCACTGCTCTTCCCCTCTGGCTGGCCTTTAGTCTCAGCCGCTGGAGACCGACTGCACGCTTCACCTATGGCTATGGCAGGCTGGAAGATTTGGCAGGGGTCAGCATTGTCGTCCTCATCGTTGTGACCGGGCTTTGGGTCGGATATGAATCAATGAGGCATCTGGTACAGCCGGAGCAGGTCGGGCATGTGTGGGCCGTCGTTTTTGCCTCTCTGGTTGCCTACATCGGAAACGAGGCGGTGGCACGGTACCGCATCAAAACCGGTCACGAGATCGGAAGCGCGGCCCTCGTGGCTGATGGCTACCATGCCAGAACGGATGCGTTGGCCAGTCTCGCTGTGGTGCTGGCAGGCATCGGGATCTGGCTCGGGTACCCGATCGCCGATCCGATCATTGGGCTTCTGATCGCAGGCGTGATCCTGAGAACGGGATGGGATTCGGCGAAGATGGTCTTCAGTCGATTGCTTGATGGGGTGGATCCCCAGGTCGTCGAAGAAGTCATTCACGCCGCACAGCATGTGCCCGGAGTCGAGGACGTCACGGAAGTTCGAATCAGAGGGCTCGGCCACCGGCTCCTAGCTGAGGTCAACATTGCGGTCCGGTCAGACCTCTCCGTGGAACGAGGGCATGCAATCGCGCAGGAAGTCCGACACCAACTCCTTCATCATTTGCAGTATCTATCCAATGCGGTCATCCACGTTGATCCATTGAGTGCGTCAGGAGAAGCCCATCATCGAATCATCAACCATAAGCATGACCAACTCCCAACTCATTCCCACTAG
- a CDS encoding class I SAM-dependent rRNA methyltransferase — translation MSSSHEIPTARIVLSPDRERRVDPGHLWVYAGHVREVKGEPGPGDLVDLYTAAGRFYGRGFFNPHSKIRVRILTFQDEPIDEGFWAARLEEAVRLRERVVSGTNAYRIVHGESDLLPGLIVDRYGELLVMQTLAFGMDRCKDILADLLRSRTGAQGVFLRNDAKSRALEGLSLEQRFLRGEGPTTVEVYEGDARFLVDVERGQKTGWFCDQRENRSATASLARDLEVLDVFCHTGAFGLQAALHGARSVLGLDVSRDALVLAREHAVLNKVEQICAYQEADAFEELPKLERTGHRYDLVVLDPPAFARRKQAVTPALAGYKEINLRALRLVRSQGFLVSCSCSHYVGEQDLWRTVLAAARDARRRVRLIENRSQSRDHPVLASMSETRYLKCLIMQVL, via the coding sequence ATGTCGTCGTCACACGAGATTCCGACCGCACGGATCGTGCTGTCTCCCGATCGGGAGCGACGGGTCGATCCGGGACATCTCTGGGTCTATGCCGGGCATGTGCGTGAAGTAAAGGGCGAGCCCGGTCCCGGGGACCTCGTCGATCTTTACACTGCTGCAGGTCGATTCTACGGGCGCGGCTTCTTCAACCCGCACTCCAAGATCCGTGTCCGCATCCTCACCTTTCAGGATGAGCCGATCGACGAAGGGTTCTGGGCGGCACGCTTGGAGGAGGCCGTCAGGTTGCGCGAGCGGGTCGTGTCCGGCACGAACGCCTACCGGATCGTTCACGGCGAGTCGGACCTGCTGCCCGGTCTGATCGTGGATCGGTACGGCGAATTGCTCGTGATGCAGACGCTGGCGTTCGGCATGGACCGCTGCAAGGACATCCTCGCCGATCTGTTGAGAAGTCGAACCGGCGCTCAGGGTGTGTTTCTCCGCAACGACGCGAAGAGCCGGGCGTTGGAAGGGTTGTCGCTCGAACAGCGGTTTCTGCGCGGAGAAGGTCCGACGACGGTCGAGGTATACGAAGGCGATGCCCGCTTCTTGGTGGACGTGGAGCGGGGACAGAAGACCGGATGGTTCTGCGACCAGCGTGAGAATCGGTCGGCTACGGCCTCGTTGGCGAGGGATCTGGAGGTGTTGGACGTCTTCTGCCACACGGGTGCCTTCGGCCTCCAGGCGGCGCTCCACGGCGCCCGGTCGGTGCTGGGCCTGGACGTAAGCCGCGATGCGCTGGTCCTGGCCCGTGAACATGCCGTGCTGAACAAAGTCGAGCAGATCTGCGCGTACCAGGAGGCCGATGCGTTCGAGGAGTTGCCGAAGCTGGAACGGACCGGGCACCGGTATGATCTGGTGGTTCTGGATCCGCCGGCCTTCGCCCGACGCAAACAGGCGGTGACCCCTGCGTTGGCCGGCTACAAGGAAATCAACCTGCGGGCGCTGCGGCTGGTGCGTTCCCAGGGCTTTCTCGTGTCCTGCTCCTGTTCCCATTACGTCGGCGAACAGGACCTGTGGAGGACCGTGCTCGCCGCCGCGCGCGACGCGAGACGGCGCGTCCGCTTGATCGAGAATCGGTCGCAGAGTCGGGATCATCCCGTGCTCGCCTCCATGTCTGAGACCCGTTATCTGAAGTGCCTGATCATGCAGGTTCTGTGA